DNA sequence from the Nocardioides jiangxiensis genome:
CATCCCACCCCGTTCCCCAGAGGTTCCAGTGACGTACGTCGACCAGCCCGCATCGGGCGTCGATCAGCCGGTTGCGGCTGTGACGGCGGACGACCGACCCTCCACGTGGAAGGACGTCGTCGGTGCTTACGTCGGCCTGACGAAGCCGCGGGTCATCGAGCTGCTGCTCCTGACGACGGTGCCGGTGATGTTCTTCGCCGCCCGCGGGGTGCCGGATCTCGACAAGGTGATCTGGACCGTCCTCGGTGGCACGCTCAGCGCCGGCTCCGCGTCGGCGTACAACTGTGTCTACGACCGCGACATCGACGAGCAGATGCGCCGCACGCGGCGTCGCGCGCTGCCGCGCCACATCGTCGGTGCCCGCGGCGCCCTGGTCTTCGCGACCGTGCTCGCGGTGCTGTCGACGGTGATCCTGTGGTTCGGGGTCAACCCGCTGTCGGCGGAGCTGTCGATCGGCGCCAACGCGTTCTACGTCTTCATCTACACGATGCTGCTCAAGCGCCGCACCACGCAGAACATCGTGTGGGGCGGCATCGCGGGCTGCTTCCCGGCCCTCATCGGCTGGACCGCGGTCACCGGCGAGCTCGCCTGGACGCCGGTGATCCTCTTCCTCGTGGTCTTCTTCTGGACGCCGCCGCACACCTGGGCGCTGGCACTGCGCTACCGCGAGGACTACGCCAACGTCGACGTCCCGATGCTGCCGGTCGTGAAGCCCGCCGCCGAGGTGGGCCGCCAGATCGTCCTGTACTCGTGGGTGATGGTCGCGACGTCGCTGGCCCTGTGGCCGATCGGCGACCTCGGCTGGTTCTACCCCGCGGCTGCCCTGGTGCTCGGCGTGGTCTTCCTCGTCGAGGCGCACCGGATGGCGCACCGCGCCAAGGGCACCGAGGAGCTGTCGGTGATCAAGCCGATGCGGCTCTTCCACCACTCCAACCTGTACCTCTCGCTGCTCTTCGTCGCCGTCGCGATCGACCCGCTGATCTCGCGCTGAGCGTCAGCCCTTCCCGACCGCGTAGACCAGCTGGGGGTCGGCGAACCCCTTGACCTGCATCTCACCCCGCGGCTCGAGGTCGGCGGCGCGGCACTCCTGCGCGGCCGAGGCGTCGAGGAGCACCTCCCCGGCGAGCGCGTGCGAGCAGAGGCGGGCGGCGAGGTTCACGGGCATGCCGATCGCGGTGTACTCCATGCGCGTCTCCGCCGAGATGGCGCCGACGGTCACGCGCCCGCTGGCCACGCCGACGCCGAGACCGAGCGGGTGGTGCCGGGTCTCCCAACGGGCCACGACCGGTTCGACGGCCGCGAGCAGCTCGCGCGCCAGGCGCAGCCCGGTCGCGGCGTGGTCGGGATCGGCGATCGGTGCCCCGACGAGGATCAGGATGCCGTCACCCGCGTAGTTGGTGATCGTGCCGCCGTACTTCGCGACGACCCCACCGGCCGCTTCGTAGTAGTCGGCGAGGAGGTCGACGACGGCCTGGGACGGGACCCCCTCCGAGTACGACGTGAAGCCGCGCAGGTCGGCGCAGACGACCGTGAGCTCGGCCTGGTGGGGCTTCATCGCCTCCACCATGCCGCGCGACGCGACGAGCTGGCTCACCTGCGGTGAGAGGAAGCGGCTGAGGAAGACGCTCCGTTCGGCCTGCATCGTCGCGAGCTCCAGCTGTCCCCAGAGGCACAGGCAGATCCAGGTGGCGATGCAGAGGCCGGCTGCGATGGGAGGGGCCACGGTCGCGGCGATCACGAACGCCGAGGCGACCATGAACGCGAGCGCACGGCGTTCCTCGGCGTGGTCGAGCCCGCCCATGGCGAGTCCGCCCCACCCGAGGCTGAAGGGGACGATGGCCACCAGCCAGAAGCCGGCGAAGACCCAGAAGCCGGGCGTCGACAGGGCACCGGGCTCGAGGAGGGAGAGCTCGTAGTCGTTGAGGTGCTGGGCGGGGAAGGCGACGGTGAGGACGCCGAGGACCGGGCCGAGCGCGATGGCCACGATCGCACTGGTGCGGACAACGGTGGCCCTGGGACCGCGCAGCTGGGAGGTGGCCAGCAGGGAGAGCATGTACAGGCCGGCGAGGGAGACGGCGGCAGCCTCGAGGAGTCCCTGCAGCCGGGCGAGTGTCTGCGGATGTGCTGTGTCCACGCGGTCGGTGTACACCGGCATGGTCGCGACGGCGAGGCCGACGGTCGCGGAGAAGATCCCGGCCAAGGCGTTCGACCGGGTCCAGCCGAGTCCGAAGGTGAGGATCAGCGCCATGCCGCCCGTGACCGCGGCGAGGGCGACGGCGGCGTACTGGTACTGGTCGAGCGTCATGGCTGGCCCCTGACTGCGGCCGGGCGGCCGTCACCCTCAGTGTCGTCCCGAACCGGACATTCGGGAAGGCGTGGTCACCGACCCCTCGGCCTCCGCTACCGGGGCCCGGACGCGCCTGTGGTCAGGCGCGTGCGCGCGTGGTGAGGACGACCCGCGCCAGGCCGGCGGCGACGAGTGCAGCCCCGAGCATGTGCAGTCCGACCAGGAGACCGGGCAGGTCGGTGTAGTACTGCACGTAGCCGAGCACGCCCTGGCCCAGCTCGATCGCGAGCAGGACTGAGGCGAAGAACGCGAGCGTCCGCTCGTTGCGGCGGGCGGCGACGACGGTCAGCGTCAGCGTCAGCAGCACGAGCGCCCAGACCGCGACGCCGTGCACGTGCGAGGCGACAGCAGGGTCGAGACCGTTGCGCGGGGCCTTCTCGTCGCCGGCGTGCGGGCCGGACCCGGTCACGACGGTGCCCAGCCAGAGGACGACGGCGCCGACCGCGAGCACCGACCAGGCGAGGGCCCGGGACGACGCCGTGGCGGCCGGGCGGACCGGGCCCGTGACCTCGTCGACCAGCCACACGCAGAGGCCGACCATGCCCATCGAGAGCAGCAGGTGGATCGCGACGATCCACGGGTTGAGGTCGGTCAACACGGTGATGCCGCCGACGACTCCCTGCAGCGGGATACCGAGCAGGACGGCCAGCGCCAGGCGTCGTACGACGCCGGGGCGCTGCCACGCGGCGATGACGCATGCGACGGCGATCGCCACGAGCACGTAGGTGAGCATCCGGTTGCCGAACTCGATGGCCCCGTGGAGGCCGAGGTCGTCGTGGTAGACGAGGTTGTCGTCGGTGCACTTGGGCCAGGTGGGGCAGCCGAGGCCGGAGGCGGTCAGGCGCACGGCGCCGCCGGTCATGACGATGACGATGTTGGCGACCAGGTTGGCGATGGCGAGGCCGGCGAGGTGCGCACGGCACCAGGCGGTCAGGGACGACATGTCACTCCCACTTGAAGAATCGGCCGGCGAGCAGGGAGCCTGCGATCGCCCAGACCATGAGCACGAACATCCCCAGCGCGTCGCACTGCCCGTCGGCGAGGCCGGCGCGCATGACGTCCCCCAGCGCGCCGGACGGCAGCAGGCGCAGGACGCCGGCGCCACCGCCGTACGAGGTGTGGGGGAGCACCACGCCGCCGCCCATCATCAGCAGCAGGTAGATCAGGTTGGCCGCCGCGAGGGTGGCCTCGGCGCGCAGCGTGCCGGCCATGAAGAGGCCGAGCGAGGCGAAGGCGAGAGTGCCGAGGAAGGCGCCGGAGAGCGCCACGACCGCACCGACCACGCCCCCGTGCGGGTGCCAGCCGAGCGCGAAGCCGACCGCCGAGATCACGATCGCCTGCAGGACCATCACGCCGAAGAGCGCGATCACCTTGCCGAGCAGCAGCCCGAACCGGGGGAGCGGCGAGGCGCCGAGGCGCTTGATCAGCCCGTAGCGACGCTCGAAGCCGGTGGCGATCGCCAGCGAGGTGAACGACGTCGACATCACGCCGAGCGCGAGCACGCCCGGCGTCAGCACGTCGACGACCCGGTGGTCGAAGGTGAGCCCGAGACGCTCGGCGCCGACGACACCGCCGACGAGCGCGAGGACCGGGATCACCAGCGCGATGAGCAGCTGCTCGCCGTTGCGGAGGAGCAGCTTCGTCTCCATCGCGGCCTGCGCGCGGACCTGCTGCGCCAGCGGCGCGGCACCGGGCATGGGGGTGAAGACGCCGCTCATGCCTCGAGCTCCCGTCCGGTCAGGTGGAGGAAGACGTCCTCGAGGGTGCGGGAGCCGAAGCTGATCGACTGGAGGCCGACCTGGTGCTCCTCGCTCCAGGAGGACACGGCCGCACGGAGCGCCGCCTCGGCGTCGGCCGGGAGCTCACGGTCCACCACGAGGCGCACGGTCGCGGACGACCCGCGCGTCAGCTCCTCCGGCGACCCGGTCGCGATGAGCTGGCCGCGGTCGATGATGTGCACCATGTCGGCGAGGCGCTCGGCCTCCTCCAGGTAGTGCGTCGTGAGGACGATGGTCACGCCGTCGGCGCGCAGCTCCTGCAGCAGCTCCCACGTCGTACGCCGGGCGGCGGGGTCCATGCCCGCGGTCGGCTCGTCGACGAAGACCAGCTCGGGGCGGCCGACGACCGCCATCGCGAGGCCGAGGCGCTGCTGCTGGCCTCCCGACAGGCGACGGAACGGGGTCCTGCCGCACTCGCCGAGGCCCAGTCGCTCCACGAGCATGTCGACGGAGAGCGGGTTGGCGTGGAGCTTCGCCACGTGGCGCAGCATCTCCTCCGCGCGTACGCCGGACCATGCGCCGCCGCTCTGCAGCATCACGCCGATGCGGGGGAGCAGCTCGCGCCGCTGGCTGACCGGGTCGAGCCCGAGCACGCGGACGTGGCCGGACTGCGGGCGCCGGAAGCCCTCGCAGGTCTCGAGGGTGGTGGTCTTGCCGGCCCCGTTCGGGCCGAGGACAGCGGTGATGGAGCCACGCTCGACCGTGAGCGAGAGTCCGTCGACGGCGACCTTGTCGCCGTACCGCATCACCAGGCCGTCGATCTCGACGGCAGGAGCGGAGGATTCGGGCACGCGCCACAGTGTAGGGAGCGGCGGCACGGGTTCCGGAGAGAGATCGCTCACCCGGCGGCGTGACTTAGGGGACCCTTCGTTGAGCGCGGCAGGCATTAACGTCACAATGTTGTTGTGCAATTCGAGCGGATCTCGACGGTCGTCCCTGACGGGGACGCCTCGACGCGTGCGCGCGTGATCCGCCTGATCGCCGAGCAGGGTCCCCGCACGGCCGCCGACCTGGCCGCCGAGCTCGACCTCACGCCGGCCGGCGTGCGTCGCCACCTCGACCACCTGGTCGAGGCCGGCACCCTCGAGGCCACCGAGCAGCGCGCGCTCCCGGGCACCCGCGGTCGAGGCCGTCCGGCGCGCGCGTTCCGCCTCACGCAGGCCGGGCGCGACCAGCTCGACAACCAGTACGACGACCTCGCCACGCAGGCGCTCCGCTTCCTCCGCGAGACCGGGGGAGACGAGGCGGTCATCGCCTTCGCCCGCCAGCGGGTCGAGTTCATCGAGCGTGACTACGCCGTGGTCACGACGGAGCAGCCGGAGCTGTCGCCGGCCGAGGCCCTCGCCGAGGTCCTCACGCGCGGTGGCTACGCGGCCGGCGTCCGCCAGGCGCCGATCGGTGACCAGCTCTGCCAGCAGCACTGCCCCGTCTCGCACGTGGCCCACGAGTTCCCGCAGCTGTGCGAGGCCGAGACCGAGGCGTTCAGCCGGGTCCTCGGGTCGCACGTGCAGCGGCTCGCCACGATCGCCCACGGCGACGGCGTCTGCACCACCTGCATCCCCCAGACCATCACCCACAAGCGGGCCAGCAACAAGGACGGAGAGTCGCGATGACGACCACCCCCAACGCCATCGAGGAGCTCAACCCCGAGCTCAAGGGCATCGGCAAGTACGAGTTCGGCTGGGCCGACAAGGACGTCGCCGGCGCCAACGCGAAGCGTGGCCTGAACGAGGACGTCGTTCGCGACATCTCGGGCAAGAAGTCCGAGCCGCAGTGGATGCTCGACCTGCGCCTCAAGGGCCTGAAGCTCTTCGACCGCAAGCCGATGCCGACGTGGGGCTCCGACCTCAACGAGATCGACTTCGACAACATCAAGTACTTCGTGCGCTCCTCGGAGAAGCAGGCCGCCTCCTGGGAGGACCTGCCCGAGGACATCAAGAACACCTACGACAAGCTCGGCATCCCGGAGGCGGAGAAGCAGCGCCTCGTCGCCGGCGTCGCCGCGCAGTACGAGTCCGAGGTCGTCTACCACTCGATCCGCGAGGACCTCGAGGCGCAGGGCGTGCTCTTCCTCGACACCGACACCGCGCTGAAGGAGCACCCGGAGCTCTTCCAGGAGTACTTCGGCACCGTCATCCCGGTCGGCGACAACAAGTTCGCCGCGCTCAACACCGCCGTGTGGTCGGGTGGCTCGTTCATCTACGTCCCGAAGGGTGTCCACGTCGACATCCCGCTCCAGGCCTACTTCCGCATCAACACGGAGAACATGGGCCAGTTCGAGCGCACGCTGATCATCGTCGACGAGGACGCCTACGTGCACTACGTCGAGGGCTGTACCGCCCCGGTGTACTCCTCGGACTCGCTGCACTCCGCGGTCGTCGAGATCATCGTCAAGAAGGGCGGCCGCTGCCGCTACACGACCATCCAGAACTGGTCGAACAACGTCTACAACCTCGTCACCAAGCGCGCGGTCTGCGAGGCCGGCGCGACGATGGAGTGGGTCGACGGCAACATCGGCTCCAAGGTCACCATGAAGTACCCGGCGGTCTACCTCATGGGTGAGCACGCCAAGGGCGAGACGCTGTCGATCGCGTTCGCCGGCGAGGGCCAGCACCAGGACGCCGGCGCGAAGATGGTCCACGCCGCGCCGAACACCTCCTCCTCGATCCTGTCGAAGTCGGTGGCGCGTGGCGGTGGCCGCACGTCGTACCGCGGCCTGATCCAGGTCAACGAGGGTGCGCACGGCTCCAAGAGCAACGTCCTCTGCGACGCGCTCCTGGTCGACCAGATCTCCCGCTCGGACACCTACCCCTACGTCGACATCCGTGAGGACGACGTCTCCATGGGTCACGAGGCCTCGGTCTCCAAGGTCTCCGACGACCAGCTCTTCTACCTGATGCAGCGCGGCATGGAGCAGGACGAGGCCATGGCCATGATCGTCCGCGGCTTCGTCGAGCCGATCGCGAAGGAACTCCCGATGGAGTACGCCCTCGAGCTGAACCGCCTGATCGAGCTGCAGATGGAGGGCGCGGTCGGCTGACCTGGTCAGCCCTCACCGCACCCACTGACGACCCGCGTACGAAAGCAACAAACCGTGACTGTGACTGAGAACGTGAGCGCCGCCCTGGAGCTCGACAAGGTGGAGTCCCACCTGCACCCCGAGGGGTCCTTCGACCTCGCCGACCACGCCGTGCCGACCGGCCGTGAGGAGATCTGGCGGTTCACCCCGCTCAAGCGCCTCCGTGGCCTGCACGCCGACGCCCCGCTGGGCGGCGCGTCGTACGCCGCCGACATCACCGCGCCGGAGGGTGTCGCGACCGCGGTCGTCGACTCCGCCGAGGCCGGCCGTGGCGCGTCCGGCCTGGTGCCGTGGGACCGCATCGCGGCCCGCACGTGGGACGCCGCGTCGAAGACGCTGACGGTCCGCATCCCCAAGGAGTACGTCGCGGACCAGCCGGTCTACGTCGACCTGAAGGGCACCGCGTCCTCGGCCGAGGACGAGGCGACCGCGTCGCACGTCGTGCTCACTGCCGAGCCGTTCTCCAAGGCCACCGTCGTCTTCCGCTTCACCGGCTCGATGACGCTCACCGACAACGTCGAGATCGTCGTCGGTGACGGCGCGCAGCTCACCGTCGTCTCGATCGACGACTGGGCCGACGACGCCGTCCACATTGGCCACCGTCACGTCCGCGTGGGCCGCGACGCCAGCTTCAAGCACGTCGACGTGACCTTCGGTGGCTCGGTGGTCCGCCACGACACCACCGCCGACTACGCCGGCCCCGGCGGCTCGGTCGACATGCTCGGCCTCTACTTCGCCGACGCGGGCCAGCACATCGAGCACCGCCTGTTCGTGGACCACACCGCGCCCAACACCAAGAGCAACGTCGTCTACAAGGGCGCGCTGCAGGGTGAGGGTGCCCGCACCGTCTGGATCGGCAACGTCCTGATCCGCAAGGTCGCCGAGGGCATCGAGACCTACGAGGAGAACCGCAACCTGGTCCTCACCGACGGGTGCCAGGCCGACTCCGTGCCGAACCTGGAGATCGAGACCGGCGAGATCGAGGGCGCGGGCCACGCCTCCGCCACCGGCCGCTTCGACGACAACCAGCTCTTCTACCTGCGCTCCCGCGGCGTCAGCGAGAAGGAGGCGCGCCGCCTGGTCGTGCACGGCTTCTTCAATGACCTGATCCGCCACATCGACGTGCCGGAGCTCGAGGAGAGCCTGGTCGCGACCGTCGAGGCGGAGCTGGCGAAGAACGTCCTCGAGGCTGCGTCCGACGGCGGGGAGGCCTGATGGCCTTCGAGCGTGCGGCCGCCCTGGCCGACATCCCGGAGGACGAGGCGTTCGGCGTGACCGTCGACCGCTACGACATCGCGCTGGCCAAGCACGGTGACGAGGTCTTCGCGCTGCAGGACCTGTGCAGCCACGCCAACATCCCGCTGAGCGAGGGTGAGGTGGCCGTCGACGCCGACGGCACCTGCACCGTCGAGTGCTACCTGCACGGGTCGACGTTCGACCTGCGCAGCGGCAAGCCCACCTGCTTCCCGGCGACCGAAGCCGTCGCCACCTTCCCCGTAGAGATCCGTGATGGCGACGTCTACGTCGACGTCACCACCACCCTGAATGGAGTCACCCCCGCATGAGCACCCTCGAGATCAAGGACCTGCACGTCTCCGTCGACACCGAGGACGGTGCGAAGGAGATCCTCAAGGGCGTCACGCTGACCATCAAGGACGGCGAGACCCACGCGATCATGGGCCCCAACGGCTCCGGCAAGTCCACGCTGGCCTACTCCATCGCCGGCCACCCGAAGTACACGATCACCTCGGGCTCCGTCACGATCGACGGTGAGGACGTCCTCGAGATGTCCGTCGACGAGCGCGCGAAGGCCGGCCTCTTCCTGGCCATGCAGTACCCGGTCGAGGTGCCCGGCGTCTCGGTCGCCAACTTCCTCCGCACGGCGAAGACCGCCCTCGACGGCGAGGCCCCGAAGCTCCGTACCTGGGTCAAGGACGTCAACGGCGCGCTCGAGAAGATGAACCTCGACCCGGCGTTCTCGCAGCGCTCGGTCAACGAGGGCTTCTCCGGTGGTGAGAAGAAGCGCCACGAGATCGCGCAGATGGACCTGCTCGACCCGAAGGTCGCGCTGCTCGACGAGATCGACTCCGGTCTCGACATCGACGCGCTCAAGGTCGTCTCCGAGGGCATCAACCGCTTCAAGGAGCGCGACGGCAAGGGTGTCCTGCTGATCACGCACTACACGCGCATCCTGCGCTACGTGAAGCCGGACTTCGTCCACGTCTTCGTCAACGGCCGCATCGCCGAGGAGGGCGGTCCCGAGCTGGCCGACCAGCTCGAGGCCGAGGGCTACGACAAGTACGTCAAGGCTGGCGTCTGACCATGTCCGCCCTTCCCGGCCTGCTGAGCGACCTCGAGGTCATCCGCAGCGACTTCCCCATCCTGGAGCGCACGCTCGCAGGCGGGCTGCCGCTGGTCTACCTCGACTCGGCCAACACCTCGCAGAAGCCGCAGATCGTGATCGACGCGATGGTCGACCACCTCGAGCGGCACAACGCCAACATCGCGCGTGCCATGCACCAGCTCGGTGCCGAGGCGACCGAGGCGTTCGAGGCGGGCCGGGACAAGGTGGCGGCGTTCCTCGGGGCGCCCTCGCGTGACGAGGTCATCTTCACCAAGAACGCCTCCGAGGCACTCAACCTGGTCGCCAACGTGCTGGCCTGGAAGTCGCCCTTCCAGATCGGCGAGGGCGACCAGGTCGTCATCACCGAGATGGAGCACCACTCCAACATCGTGCCGTGGCAGCTGCTCACGCAGCGCACGGGCGCCGACCTGAAGTGGTTCGGCCTGACCGACGACGGCGAGCTCGACCTGTCGGACATCGACCAGCTGATCACGGAGAACACGAAGGTCGTCGCCTTCACCTGGGTCTCCAACATGCTGGGCACGATCAACCCGGTCGCCGAGCTGACCCGCCGGGCCCACGAGGTCGGCGCGCTCGTCGTCGTCGACGCCTCGCAGGCCGCGCCCGTGCTGCCGATCGACCTCGCCGGCATGGCGCCCGAGGAGCGGCCCGACTTCGTGATCTTCACCGGCCACAAGGTCGTCGGCCCGACCGGCATCGGCGTGCTCTGGGGCCGCGGCGACGTGCTCGAGCAGCTGCCCCCGTTCCTCGGGGGTGGCGAGATGATCGCGACCGTCACGATGGAGAAGTCCACGTACGCCGGCATCCCGCACCGCTTCGAGGCGGGCACCCCGCCGATCGTCGAGGCCGTGGGCCTCGGCGCCGCGGTGGAGTACCTCGGGCACGTCGGGCTGGACCGGATCCACGCCCACGAGCAGGCCATCACGGCGTACGCGCTGGACGGGCTGCAGACGATCCCGGGCCTGACCGTCATGGGTCCGCGCGACGCCGCGAAGCGCGGTGGCGCGATCTCCTTCGAGCTCGAGGGCGTGCACCCGCACGACATCGCGCAGGTGCTCGACTCGCGCGGCGTCGCCGTGCGCGCCGGCCACCACTGCGCGAAGCCGGCGCACAAGCGCTTCGGCGTGCAGGCCTCGACCCGGATGTCGTCGTACCTCTACACGACGCCCGCGGAGATCGACGAGCTGATCAAGGGCCTGGAATACACCCGCAGCTACTTCAAGTTGGGCTGACCCTATGGATCTCGACGCGCTGTACCAGGACATCATCCTGGACCACTACAAGAACCCCCACGGCAAGGGACTCCGCGAGGAGTTCGAGGCCGAGGTGCACCACGTCAACCCGACCTGCGGTGACGAGATCACGCTGCGCGTGCACGTCAACGACGGGGTCGTGGAGGACATCTCCTACGACTCGCAGGGCTGCTCGATCTCGCAGGCCTCCGCGTCGGTGCTCTACGAGCTGCT
Encoded proteins:
- a CDS encoding helix-turn-helix transcriptional regulator; amino-acid sequence: MQFERISTVVPDGDASTRARVIRLIAEQGPRTAADLAAELDLTPAGVRRHLDHLVEAGTLEATEQRALPGTRGRGRPARAFRLTQAGRDQLDNQYDDLATQALRFLRETGGDEAVIAFARQRVEFIERDYAVVTTEQPELSPAEALAEVLTRGGYAAGVRQAPIGDQLCQQHCPVSHVAHEFPQLCEAETEAFSRVLGSHVQRLATIAHGDGVCTTCIPQTITHKRASNKDGESR
- a CDS encoding heme o synthase; this encodes MTADDRPSTWKDVVGAYVGLTKPRVIELLLLTTVPVMFFAARGVPDLDKVIWTVLGGTLSAGSASAYNCVYDRDIDEQMRRTRRRALPRHIVGARGALVFATVLAVLSTVILWFGVNPLSAELSIGANAFYVFIYTMLLKRRTTQNIVWGGIAGCFPALIGWTAVTGELAWTPVILFLVVFFWTPPHTWALALRYREDYANVDVPMLPVVKPAAEVGRQIVLYSWVMVATSLALWPIGDLGWFYPAAALVLGVVFLVEAHRMAHRAKGTEELSVIKPMRLFHHSNLYLSLLFVAVAIDPLISR
- the sufC gene encoding Fe-S cluster assembly ATPase SufC yields the protein MSTLEIKDLHVSVDTEDGAKEILKGVTLTIKDGETHAIMGPNGSGKSTLAYSIAGHPKYTITSGSVTIDGEDVLEMSVDERAKAGLFLAMQYPVEVPGVSVANFLRTAKTALDGEAPKLRTWVKDVNGALEKMNLDPAFSQRSVNEGFSGGEKKRHEIAQMDLLDPKVALLDEIDSGLDIDALKVVSEGINRFKERDGKGVLLITHYTRILRYVKPDFVHVFVNGRIAEEGGPELADQLEAEGYDKYVKAGV
- the sufD gene encoding Fe-S cluster assembly protein SufD, with protein sequence MTENVSAALELDKVESHLHPEGSFDLADHAVPTGREEIWRFTPLKRLRGLHADAPLGGASYAADITAPEGVATAVVDSAEAGRGASGLVPWDRIAARTWDAASKTLTVRIPKEYVADQPVYVDLKGTASSAEDEATASHVVLTAEPFSKATVVFRFTGSMTLTDNVEIVVGDGAQLTVVSIDDWADDAVHIGHRHVRVGRDASFKHVDVTFGGSVVRHDTTADYAGPGGSVDMLGLYFADAGQHIEHRLFVDHTAPNTKSNVVYKGALQGEGARTVWIGNVLIRKVAEGIETYEENRNLVLTDGCQADSVPNLEIETGEIEGAGHASATGRFDDNQLFYLRSRGVSEKEARRLVVHGFFNDLIRHIDVPELEESLVATVEAELAKNVLEAASDGGEA
- a CDS encoding COX15/CtaA family protein, producing MSSLTAWCRAHLAGLAIANLVANIVIVMTGGAVRLTASGLGCPTWPKCTDDNLVYHDDLGLHGAIEFGNRMLTYVLVAIAVACVIAAWQRPGVVRRLALAVLLGIPLQGVVGGITVLTDLNPWIVAIHLLLSMGMVGLCVWLVDEVTGPVRPAATASSRALAWSVLAVGAVVLWLGTVVTGSGPHAGDEKAPRNGLDPAVASHVHGVAVWALVLLTLTLTVVAARRNERTLAFFASVLLAIELGQGVLGYVQYYTDLPGLLVGLHMLGAALVAAGLARVVLTTRARA
- a CDS encoding ABC transporter permease, whose protein sequence is MSGVFTPMPGAAPLAQQVRAQAAMETKLLLRNGEQLLIALVIPVLALVGGVVGAERLGLTFDHRVVDVLTPGVLALGVMSTSFTSLAIATGFERRYGLIKRLGASPLPRFGLLLGKVIALFGVMVLQAIVISAVGFALGWHPHGGVVGAVVALSGAFLGTLAFASLGLFMAGTLRAEATLAAANLIYLLLMMGGGVVLPHTSYGGGAGVLRLLPSGALGDVMRAGLADGQCDALGMFVLMVWAIAGSLLAGRFFKWE
- a CDS encoding adenylate/guanylate cyclase domain-containing protein — its product is MTLDQYQYAAVALAAVTGGMALILTFGLGWTRSNALAGIFSATVGLAVATMPVYTDRVDTAHPQTLARLQGLLEAAAVSLAGLYMLSLLATSQLRGPRATVVRTSAIVAIALGPVLGVLTVAFPAQHLNDYELSLLEPGALSTPGFWVFAGFWLVAIVPFSLGWGGLAMGGLDHAEERRALAFMVASAFVIAATVAPPIAAGLCIATWICLCLWGQLELATMQAERSVFLSRFLSPQVSQLVASRGMVEAMKPHQAELTVVCADLRGFTSYSEGVPSQAVVDLLADYYEAAGGVVAKYGGTITNYAGDGILILVGAPIADPDHAATGLRLARELLAAVEPVVARWETRHHPLGLGVGVASGRVTVGAISAETRMEYTAIGMPVNLAARLCSHALAGEVLLDASAAQECRAADLEPRGEMQVKGFADPQLVYAVGKG
- a CDS encoding non-heme iron oxygenase ferredoxin subunit, coding for MAFERAAALADIPEDEAFGVTVDRYDIALAKHGDEVFALQDLCSHANIPLSEGEVAVDADGTCTVECYLHGSTFDLRSGKPTCFPATEAVATFPVEIRDGDVYVDVTTTLNGVTPA
- the sufB gene encoding Fe-S cluster assembly protein SufB; protein product: MTTTPNAIEELNPELKGIGKYEFGWADKDVAGANAKRGLNEDVVRDISGKKSEPQWMLDLRLKGLKLFDRKPMPTWGSDLNEIDFDNIKYFVRSSEKQAASWEDLPEDIKNTYDKLGIPEAEKQRLVAGVAAQYESEVVYHSIREDLEAQGVLFLDTDTALKEHPELFQEYFGTVIPVGDNKFAALNTAVWSGGSFIYVPKGVHVDIPLQAYFRINTENMGQFERTLIIVDEDAYVHYVEGCTAPVYSSDSLHSAVVEIIVKKGGRCRYTTIQNWSNNVYNLVTKRAVCEAGATMEWVDGNIGSKVTMKYPAVYLMGEHAKGETLSIAFAGEGQHQDAGAKMVHAAPNTSSSILSKSVARGGGRTSYRGLIQVNEGAHGSKSNVLCDALLVDQISRSDTYPYVDIREDDVSMGHEASVSKVSDDQLFYLMQRGMEQDEAMAMIVRGFVEPIAKELPMEYALELNRLIELQMEGAVG
- a CDS encoding ABC transporter ATP-binding protein, with protein sequence MRYGDKVAVDGLSLTVERGSITAVLGPNGAGKTTTLETCEGFRRPQSGHVRVLGLDPVSQRRELLPRIGVMLQSGGAWSGVRAEEMLRHVAKLHANPLSVDMLVERLGLGECGRTPFRRLSGGQQQRLGLAMAVVGRPELVFVDEPTAGMDPAARRTTWELLQELRADGVTIVLTTHYLEEAERLADMVHIIDRGQLIATGSPEELTRGSSATVRLVVDRELPADAEAALRAAVSSWSEEHQVGLQSISFGSRTLEDVFLHLTGRELEA
- the sufU gene encoding Fe-S cluster assembly sulfur transfer protein SufU — its product is MDLDALYQDIILDHYKNPHGKGLREEFEAEVHHVNPTCGDEITLRVHVNDGVVEDISYDSQGCSISQASASVLYELLHGKPVDEAMEIHAKFQELMQGKGQVEPDEDVLEDGIAFAGVAKFPARVKCALLSWMAWKDATAQSLAGGQTEEKA
- a CDS encoding cysteine desulfurase, with protein sequence MSALPGLLSDLEVIRSDFPILERTLAGGLPLVYLDSANTSQKPQIVIDAMVDHLERHNANIARAMHQLGAEATEAFEAGRDKVAAFLGAPSRDEVIFTKNASEALNLVANVLAWKSPFQIGEGDQVVITEMEHHSNIVPWQLLTQRTGADLKWFGLTDDGELDLSDIDQLITENTKVVAFTWVSNMLGTINPVAELTRRAHEVGALVVVDASQAAPVLPIDLAGMAPEERPDFVIFTGHKVVGPTGIGVLWGRGDVLEQLPPFLGGGEMIATVTMEKSTYAGIPHRFEAGTPPIVEAVGLGAAVEYLGHVGLDRIHAHEQAITAYALDGLQTIPGLTVMGPRDAAKRGGAISFELEGVHPHDIAQVLDSRGVAVRAGHHCAKPAHKRFGVQASTRMSSYLYTTPAEIDELIKGLEYTRSYFKLG